Proteins encoded in a region of the Stieleria neptunia genome:
- a CDS encoding sulfatase family protein: protein MSLTTTQGERRVLLRSIHPPQLPRRKLLTRRNAILFVALASLFGLVRPAIGADLPQRPNVIVVFCDNLGYGDIQPFGSTLHRTPNLNRMATQGRKFTHFCVTAGVCTPSRASLITGCYSQRVGMHQNPRDGHVLRPISPYGLNPDEVTIAESLKDRGYATAIIGKWHLGDQPEFLPTRQGFDFFFGVPYSDDMTRAVGQRLGDRLDGKQWPPLPLMENEVVVEAPCDRNGLTKRYTERAMQWIREHQEEPFFLYFPQAMPGSTRTPFSSEAFRGKSRNGPWGDSIEELDWSIGQLMDQLMELGLASNTLVIWTSDNGAPINRDLGDLSRGSNRPLHGRGYTTSEGAFRVPTLIWQPGHVRAGTVCDELVSTMDLLPTLTKLAGGELPSDRKIDGHDIAPLIYSQPNATSPYDAFYYYHRDQLQAVRSGPWKLFLPIDPSAGHPHLGKNDPPQTLLFHLYGDVSCQRNVAARHPDVVDRLMKLADQAREDLGDQGRPGKGQRAIGKIDGQPHAQTIQP, encoded by the coding sequence ATGAGCCTCACCACCACTCAGGGCGAACGGCGTGTCCTGCTGCGATCGATCCACCCGCCGCAGCTCCCTCGGAGAAAACTCTTGACCCGCCGCAATGCCATTCTCTTCGTCGCCCTGGCCAGCCTGTTCGGTCTCGTGCGACCCGCGATCGGCGCCGACCTTCCCCAGCGGCCGAACGTTATCGTCGTCTTCTGCGACAATCTGGGCTACGGCGACATCCAGCCTTTTGGCTCGACGTTGCACCGGACGCCGAACTTGAACCGGATGGCAACACAAGGGCGGAAGTTCACGCACTTCTGCGTGACCGCCGGCGTCTGCACCCCGTCACGCGCCAGCCTGATCACCGGGTGTTACTCTCAACGCGTCGGCATGCACCAAAACCCGCGCGACGGCCATGTGCTTCGACCGATCTCGCCCTACGGACTGAATCCCGACGAAGTCACGATTGCCGAATCGCTGAAAGACCGGGGTTACGCGACGGCGATCATCGGCAAGTGGCACCTGGGCGACCAGCCCGAATTCTTGCCCACACGTCAAGGCTTCGACTTCTTTTTCGGTGTCCCCTACAGCGATGACATGACGCGAGCGGTCGGCCAGCGTCTGGGCGATCGGCTGGACGGAAAACAGTGGCCGCCGCTGCCGTTGATGGAGAACGAAGTCGTCGTCGAAGCCCCCTGTGACCGCAACGGACTGACCAAGCGGTACACCGAACGCGCGATGCAATGGATCCGGGAGCATCAGGAGGAACCGTTCTTTCTGTATTTCCCCCAAGCGATGCCGGGCAGCACCCGAACGCCGTTCTCCAGCGAAGCGTTTCGGGGCAAAAGCCGAAATGGCCCCTGGGGCGACTCGATCGAAGAACTCGACTGGTCGATCGGACAACTGATGGACCAACTGATGGAATTGGGGCTGGCCAGCAACACGCTTGTGATCTGGACCAGCGACAACGGTGCTCCGATCAATCGAGACTTGGGCGATCTGTCGCGCGGTTCCAATCGGCCCCTACACGGCCGCGGTTACACGACCAGTGAAGGTGCCTTTCGAGTCCCGACGTTGATCTGGCAACCGGGCCACGTACGGGCGGGCACGGTCTGCGACGAACTCGTGTCGACGATGGATTTGTTGCCGACGTTGACCAAGCTGGCCGGCGGTGAACTGCCAAGCGATCGCAAGATCGACGGACACGACATCGCTCCGCTAATCTACAGCCAGCCGAATGCAACGTCGCCGTACGACGCGTTCTACTATTACCACCGGGATCAATTGCAAGCGGTTCGTTCCGGACCCTGGAAATTATTCTTGCCCATCGATCCGTCCGCCGGACATCCGCACCTGGGGAAAAATGACCCGCCGCAAACGTTGCTGTTTCATTTGTACGGCGATGTGTCCTGCCAACGAAACGTTGCGGCCCGGCATCCCGACGTGGTCGACCGATTGATGAAGCTCGCCGACCAGGCTCGCGAAGACCTTGGCGATCAAGGACGCCCCGGCAAGGGACAGCGGGCGATCGGGAAAATCGACGGTCAGCCGCACGCGCAAACGATCCAACCATAG
- a CDS encoding DUF1501 domain-containing protein — protein MNRTVNRRTMLCGGLGFGSLALNAMLSRDGVADAPGNSSGIAGWSPPDGLPHFAPKAKSVIWLFMRGGVSHMESFDPKPALTKYAGKTITETPFADVQDPEKLKRVRVVVVNDANGQQRNKIYPLQVGYRKHGQSGIEFSDWFPHLGSCVDDLAVIRSMWTTDDNHGAQVQFHSGRHMLDPRVPTIGAWINYGLGTLNENLPQFIGMGPRFFDKRDGHYLGPAYDSVALKVDPKNPLDYASPEGDISVGQQRLGFDLVRRLNHLTAEQYPHDPELEARIKSYELAYRMQTAVPDVIRFDTETEATKKLYGFDQKETRPFGEQLLAARRFAEQGVRFIQIMHGDGAAGAWDQHSKLKANHSKLAMQVDRPVAGLIQDLKQRGMLDETLVVFATEFGRTPGSQNSDGRDHHPYGFSVLMAGGGIKGGVVHGATDEIGFHAVEHPHYVTDVHATLLHQLGLHSHRLNVPGHKRLEQDYGQVIKEILV, from the coding sequence ATGAATCGCACCGTCAATCGTCGAACGATGCTTTGCGGCGGCCTCGGCTTTGGCAGCCTTGCCCTGAATGCGATGCTCAGCCGCGATGGGGTTGCCGACGCACCGGGTAACTCATCCGGCATCGCGGGGTGGTCGCCACCGGACGGCTTGCCGCACTTTGCCCCCAAAGCAAAAAGCGTGATCTGGCTGTTCATGCGTGGCGGTGTCAGCCACATGGAAAGTTTTGATCCCAAGCCGGCGCTGACCAAATACGCCGGCAAGACGATCACCGAGACTCCGTTTGCCGATGTCCAAGATCCGGAGAAACTGAAACGCGTTCGGGTCGTCGTCGTCAATGACGCCAACGGCCAGCAACGCAACAAGATCTATCCCCTGCAAGTCGGCTATCGAAAGCATGGCCAAAGCGGGATCGAATTCAGCGACTGGTTTCCACATCTAGGATCCTGTGTCGATGACCTGGCCGTGATCCGGTCGATGTGGACGACCGACGATAACCACGGCGCCCAAGTCCAATTTCACTCGGGACGACACATGTTGGACCCACGCGTGCCGACGATCGGCGCGTGGATCAATTATGGGCTGGGAACCTTGAACGAGAATCTGCCCCAATTCATCGGCATGGGGCCGCGTTTCTTTGACAAACGCGACGGGCATTACTTGGGGCCCGCCTACGACAGCGTTGCACTGAAAGTGGATCCCAAAAATCCGCTCGATTACGCGAGCCCCGAGGGCGACATTTCGGTCGGCCAACAGCGTCTGGGATTTGACTTGGTGCGTCGCTTGAATCACCTGACCGCCGAACAATATCCACACGATCCGGAGCTGGAGGCGAGGATCAAGTCCTACGAGTTGGCCTACCGCATGCAAACGGCCGTTCCGGACGTGATTCGATTTGACACCGAGACCGAAGCCACCAAGAAACTGTACGGGTTCGATCAAAAAGAAACGCGCCCCTTTGGCGAGCAGTTACTCGCGGCGCGCCGTTTCGCCGAGCAGGGTGTGCGTTTCATTCAAATCATGCATGGCGACGGCGCAGCGGGGGCTTGGGATCAGCACTCGAAACTGAAAGCCAATCATTCCAAATTGGCGATGCAGGTCGATCGTCCGGTCGCGGGGTTGATCCAGGATTTGAAGCAGCGTGGCATGCTGGACGAAACGCTGGTCGTGTTCGCGACAGAATTCGGACGCACGCCGGGGTCACAGAATTCCGACGGCCGCGATCATCATCCGTATGGGTTCAGCGTCCTGATGGCCGGCGGCGGAATCAAGGGCGGCGTCGTGCACGGTGCGACCGATGAAATCGGTTTCCATGCCGTGGAACATCCGCACTATGTGACCGATGTCCATGCGACGCTGCTGCATCAACTGGGTCTGCATTCCCACCGATTGAATGTGCCGGGGCATAAACGCCTGGAACAAGATTATGGGCAGGTGATCAAGGAGATCCTCGTGTGA
- a CDS encoding sialate O-acetylesterase: protein MHRFVLVLALGLTCPAVAFAELSVPRFFSDHMVLQRERSAPIWGTATPGADVTLDFNGTTATTKADAAGKWRVGIQTGAADASGSTLTIRSGGETIKIDDVLIGEVWFASGQSNMAFTMRGAASYDAARAESDLPAIRMFNAAATTAVEPQDDIAGQWSVCSPDTLASYSAVAFFFARKLHQELDVPVGVIKSAWGGKPVETFTSRQALETLPGTKRLVDAVIKADKAYDPEKAKVAYQARLDQWQADAAERRNRPNEQRARAPRKPTPPKRPLNTEGKPGVLFNAMIHPFVGYAMRGAIWYQGEANAKPGAVPYDQTLPLMIRDWRQRWDDEFSFYYVQLANFRGASTEPGTPDPWALLQDRMRLILDTTPKTGMAIINDVGAAGDIHPKNKKDPGERLARWALAKDYGRDLVYSGPLYRDSKIEGNAIRVTFDQAGEGLKSRDGEALKRFEIAGKDQQWHWADAKTVGKDTVLVSSDEVPAPVAVRYAWASNPEGANLVNSEGLPASVFRSDDWDDVTGSARPSARKTTRGR from the coding sequence ATGCATCGCTTTGTCCTGGTTCTTGCGCTCGGCTTGACGTGTCCGGCCGTCGCATTTGCCGAACTTTCGGTTCCCCGTTTCTTCAGCGACCACATGGTGCTTCAGCGTGAGCGTTCCGCACCGATCTGGGGCACGGCCACCCCGGGCGCCGACGTGACGTTGGATTTCAATGGAACGACCGCGACGACTAAAGCTGATGCGGCTGGGAAGTGGCGGGTCGGCATCCAGACCGGTGCGGCCGATGCCTCGGGGTCGACATTGACCATCCGCAGTGGCGGCGAGACGATCAAGATCGACGACGTGTTGATCGGTGAAGTCTGGTTTGCGTCGGGACAATCCAACATGGCATTCACGATGCGAGGGGCGGCAAGCTATGACGCCGCGCGCGCCGAATCCGATCTGCCGGCGATCCGAATGTTCAATGCCGCCGCGACGACCGCGGTGGAGCCACAAGACGATATCGCGGGACAGTGGAGCGTTTGTTCGCCCGATACCCTGGCGAGCTATTCGGCGGTCGCATTTTTCTTTGCCAGGAAACTTCACCAGGAACTCGATGTGCCGGTCGGCGTGATCAAATCGGCTTGGGGCGGCAAACCGGTCGAAACGTTTACCAGTCGTCAGGCACTCGAGACGTTGCCCGGTACGAAGCGGTTGGTCGACGCGGTGATCAAGGCCGACAAGGCCTATGATCCCGAGAAAGCCAAGGTCGCCTACCAAGCTCGACTGGACCAATGGCAAGCCGACGCGGCGGAGCGGCGCAATCGACCGAACGAGCAGCGTGCCCGCGCGCCGCGGAAACCCACCCCGCCCAAACGCCCCTTGAACACCGAAGGAAAACCGGGCGTGCTCTTCAACGCCATGATTCATCCCTTCGTCGGCTATGCGATGCGCGGAGCGATCTGGTACCAGGGCGAAGCCAACGCGAAACCGGGGGCGGTGCCTTACGATCAAACGCTGCCGCTGATGATCCGCGATTGGCGACAACGCTGGGACGATGAGTTTTCGTTCTACTATGTCCAACTGGCAAATTTCCGAGGCGCCTCGACCGAGCCCGGCACCCCGGATCCCTGGGCGTTGCTGCAAGATCGAATGCGATTGATCCTGGACACCACGCCCAAGACCGGAATGGCGATCATCAACGACGTCGGCGCGGCAGGCGACATCCATCCCAAGAACAAGAAAGATCCCGGCGAGCGATTGGCACGCTGGGCTTTGGCCAAAGACTACGGACGTGACCTCGTCTACTCGGGGCCGCTGTATCGTGACAGCAAGATCGAAGGCAACGCGATTCGAGTGACATTCGACCAGGCCGGCGAGGGGCTGAAATCACGCGACGGTGAAGCGTTGAAACGGTTCGAAATCGCCGGCAAGGACCAGCAATGGCATTGGGCCGATGCCAAGACCGTCGGCAAAGACACAGTGCTGGTCAGCAGCGACGAGGTGCCCGCGCCGGTCGCCGTGCGCTATGCCTGGGCGTCCAACCCCGAAGGTGCGAACCTGGTCAACAGCGAAGGGCTGCCGGCGTCGGTGTTCCGCAGCGATGACTGGGACGACGTGACCGGCTCGGCGCGACCGTCCGCACGAAAGACGACCCGTGGACGGTGA